Proteins encoded by one window of Oreochromis niloticus isolate F11D_XX linkage group LG17, O_niloticus_UMD_NMBU, whole genome shotgun sequence:
- the LOC100712159 gene encoding histone H3, whose amino-acid sequence MARTKQTARKSTGGKAPRKQLATKAARKSAPATGGVKKPHRYRPGTVALREIRRYQKSTELLIRKLPFQRLVREIAQDFKTDLRFQSSAVMALQEASEAYLVGLFEDTNLCAIHAKRVTIMPKDIQLARRIRGRGLKLI is encoded by the coding sequence ATGGCCAGAACGAAGCAGACCGCCCGTAAATCCACCGGAGGAAAGGCTCCCAGGAAGCAGCTAGCCACAAAGGCTGCCCGTAAGAGCGCCCCGGCCACTGGAGGTGTGAAGAAGCCTCACCGCTACAGGCCCGGTACCGTGGCTCTGAGGGAGATCCGCCGTTACCAGAAATCCACCGAGCTGCTGATCCGCAAGCTGCCCTTTCAGCGCCTGGTCCGTGAGATCGCGCAGGATTTCAAGACAGACCTGCGCTTCCAGAGCTCCGCCGTAATGGCTCTGCAGGAGGCGAGCGAGGCTTACCTGGTTGGTCTGTTTGAGGACACAAACCTGTGCGCCATCCACGCCAAGCGGGTCACCATCATGCCCAAAGACATCCAGCTGGCCCGCCGCATTCGCGGGAGAGGGCTTAAGCTGATCTGA
- the tbk1 gene encoding serine/threonine-protein kinase TBK1 has protein sequence MQSTANYLWLISDLLGQGATANVYRGRHKKTGDLYAVKVFNNLSFLRPLDVQMREFEVLKKLNHKNIVKLFAVEEESNTRHKVLVMEYCPCGSLYTVLEESSNAYGLPEDEFLIVLHDVVAGMNHLREYGIVHRDIKPGNIMRVIGEDGRSVYKLTDFGAARELEDDEQFVSLYGTEEYLHPDMYERAVLRKDHQKKYGATVDLWSIGVTFYHAATGSLPFRPFEGPRRNKEVMYKIITEKPSGTISGHQKCENGKIEWSTEMPVSCSLSKGLQSLLTPVLANILEADQEKCWGFDQFFAETNDILHRTVVYVFSLQQATLHHVYIHEYNTAALFQELLCRRTSIPLHNQELLYEGRRLVLDANRQAKTFPKTSRENPIMLVSRESVATVGLIFEDPSPPKVQPRYDLDLDASYAKTFAGDVGHLWKTSESLLLYQELVRKGVRGLIELMKEDYNEIMRKKLEVFHLCNFCTQMLEKTEQLFEVLMQANMLSSEYDEISDMHKKVLRISGSLEPIERTTQDVKSKFLPGGLLTDTWTQQVGTHPEDRNVEKIKVLLDAITAIYQQFKKDKAERRLPYNEEQIHKFDKQKLVLHASKARTLFTDECAMKYRLFISKSEEWMRKVHHVRKQLLNLSSQLISIEKEVTMLMERAIKLQEQLPQKVLPLVSSGMKPQAYLSQNTLVEMTLGMKKLKEEMEGVVKELAENNHFLERFGTLTLDGGLRG, from the exons ATGCAGAGCACCGCCAACTACCTGtggctgatctcagacctgctcGGTCAGGGAGCGACGGCCAATGTTTACCGTGGACGGCACAAG AAAACCGGCGACTTGTATGCCGTCAAGGTGTTCAACAACCTGAGTTTTCTGCGGCCGCTCGACGTCCAGATGAGAGAGTTCGAGGTGCTGAAGAAACTCAACCATAAGAACATCGTGAAGCTGTTCgctgtggaggaggag tccAACACCCGTCACAAGGTCCTGGTGATGGAGTACTGTCCCTGCGGGAGTCTCTACACTGTCTTGGAGGAGTCGTCCAACGCGTATGGACTCCCCGAGGACGAGTTCCTCATTGTTCTCCATGATGTTG tggcaggtaTGAACCACCTGAGAGAGTACGGCATCGTTCACCGGGACATCAAACCGGGAAACATCATGAGGGTGATCGGAGAGGACGGCCGCTCCGTCTACAAGCTGACTGACTTTGGAGCGGCGAGAGAGCTGGAGGACGACGAGCAGTTTGTGTCTCTGTATGGCACTGAGGAGTACCTG CACCCCGACATGTACGAGCGCGCTGTGCTGAGAAAAGACCACCAGAAGAAGTACGGTGCCACAGTGGACCTGTGGAGCATTGGCGTCACGTTCTACCACGCCGCCACCGGCAGCCTTCCCTTCAGACCGTTCGAAGGGCCGCGCAGGAACAAAGAAGTCAT GTATAAAATCATCACAGAAAAGCCGTCCGGGACGATCTCTGGCCATCAGAAGTGTGAGAACGGGAAGATCGAGTGGAGCACAGAgatgccggtgtcctgcagccTGTCAAA GGGTCTTCAGAGCCTCCTGACCCCAGTTCTCGCCAACATCCTGGAGGCCGATCAGGAGAAATGTTGGGGGTTCGATCAGTTCTTTGCTGAGACCAACGACATCCTGCACCGAACCGTCGTTTATGTCTTCAGCCTGCAGCAGGCCACGCTGCACCACGTCTACATCCATGAGTACAACAC GGCAGCGCTGTTCCAGGAACTGTTGTGCCGCAGGACCAGCATCCCTCTGCATAATCAGGAGCTGCTTTACGAGGGCCGCCGCCTCGTCCTCGACGCCAACCGCCAGGCCAAGACTTTCCCCAAGACCTCCAGAGAAAATCCCATCATGCTCGTCAGCCGTGAGTCCGTCGCCACCGTGGGACTCATCTTTGAAGATC CCAGTCCTCCTAAAGTTCAGCCCCGCTATGACCTCGACCTGGATGCCAGCTACGCAAAG ACTTTTGCAGGAGATGTCGGCCATTTGTGGAAAACTTCAGAGTCTCTGCTGCTTTATCAGGAGCTGGTGCGGAAAGGAGTTCGAGGTTTAAT TGAGCTGATGAAGGAGGACTACAATGAGATTATGCGCAAGAAGTTGGAGGTTTTCCATCTGTGTAACTTCTGCACACAGATGTTGGAGAAGACCGAGCAGCT GTTCGAGGTGCTGATGCAGGCCAACATGCTGTCGTCAGAATACGACGAGATCTCAGACATGCACAAGAAAGTtctcaga ATCTCCGGCTCTCTGGAGCCCATCGAACGTACGACACAAGACGTCAAGAGTAAATTTCTGCCTGGAGGCCTTCTGACCGACACTTGGACGCAGCAAGTTGGGACGCACCCTGAGGACAGGAA TGTGGAGAAGATCAAAGTGCTGCTGGACGCTATCACCGCCATCTACCAGCAGTTCAAGAAGGACAAAGCAGAGAGAC GTCTGCCGTACAACGAGGAGCAGATCCACAAGTTTGACAA ACAGAAGTTGGTCCTTCACGCGAGTAAGGCCAGGACTCTGTTCACAGACGAGTGCGCAATGAAGTACCGTCTTTTCATCTCCAAGAGCGAGGAGTGGATGAG gaaagTTCATCATGTGAGGAAGCAGCTGCTAAACCTGTCCAGTCAGCTGATCAGCATCGAGAAGGAGGTGACCATGCTGATGGAGAGAGCCATCAAG CTGCAGGAACAGCTGCCACAGAAAGTTCTTCCTCTGGTGTCCAGTGGCATGAAGCCTCAGGCCTACCTGAGCCAGAACACGCTGGTGGAGATGACtctggg GATGAAGAAGCTGAAGGAGGAGATGGAGGGAGTGGTCAAAGAGTTGGCAGAAAACAACCATTTCTTAGAGAG GTTTGGCACTCTGACACTGGATGGGGGCCTGAGAGGATGA